The Desulfobulbaceae bacterium DNA window GATGATCAGCCGCTCCTCACCCGCCCTGATCGACAAACTGCGGCTTACCGGGATCACCATCGTTTCGCTCCAACCGAACACGGTCGACGAAACCTTTGCCTACTGGCAGACTTTAGGCAAACTATCAGGTCGTGAGCAGGCGGCCGAGGAGATGATCTCTCACTTTACTGCCAGGCTTGAGTCGATCAAGACCGTAGTCCGGAGCATCCCCGAGACCAGCCGCAAGCGCGTTTACTTCGAGGCCATCCACAGCAAAGTCAAGACCTTTGCCCCACAGAGCATGGCGATCTTCGCCCTGACCACGGCAGGCGGGATCAATGTTGCAGCCGACGCAGACCAGGTGCGCTCAACCAACATTGCCGAATATGGCACCGAGCACCTGCTGTCCAAGGCTGGAGATATCGACATCTTTCTCGCGCAACAGGGCCGGATGAACAAAATCACAGAACAGGACATTTTTGAGGAGCCAGGATTTCAGGCCATCAAGGCGGTGAAGGAACGACAGGTCTTTTTGATCGACGAACACCTGGTGGCCCGCCCCACCATGCGCATGATCGAGGGCATTATCAGCATTGGTAAGATTCTGTATCCGGAACAATTCAACCAGGCCTTCCCCGAATAACCATGACGACTCAAAGACAGGCGTTCATGCTGGCTGCGACCAACAGTGGCGCAGGCAAGACCACCATCACCTTAGGACTCCTCGCCGCCCTGCGCCAGCAAGGGGCCTCGGTCCAGCCGTTCAAATGCGGACCGGATTTTATCGATCCCACCCTGCACCAGATGGTAAGTGGCCGAGTATCCCGGAATCTTGATCTCAGGATGTGCGGCGAGACCGTGGTCAGCAACTGCTTTCACCGTCATGGCACAGACGCCGACATTGCCATTATCGAAGGAGTCATGGGCCTCTTTGACGGCGGCGCGGCCTGTCCCGCCGCCTTGGCCAAGACCCTCAAGCTGCCGGTGCTCCTGGTGGTGGACGCCAAGGCCTGTGCCGAAAGCATCGCAGCTGTGGTCAAGGGCTTTGAGACCCTTGACCCGGAGCTGAGGTTGATGGGGGTGATCCTCAACCGAGTAGGAAGCGCACGACATCTCGAACTGTTGAGCGGCGCAATCCGCAGCCACTGCCACACCCCGCTCCTTGGCCACCTGCCCCGAAATCCTGACTTTGTCATTCCTGACCGCCACCTGGGCCTGATGATGGGTGACGAGTCCCCGTTAAGCGCTGCCCAGATTAACGCCTTAGCCGATGCCGTGACTCAGAATATCGACCTTGCCGCCATCCAGCGCCTGGCCTTGATCGAGGACCCAGCCGAGATACCATCGGTATCAACACCGACAGATCCCCACAAAGTCAGAATCGGCATTGCCCGCGACCAGGCCTTCTGCTTCTATTACCAAGACAACCTGGACCTACTGAACCAAAGCGGAGCGATGCTGGTGCCATTCAGCCCC harbors:
- a CDS encoding ABC transporter substrate-binding protein, whose translation is TFDKPFTRIISLYSAHTENLFSLGLAEQIIGVSTNDDYPQAATVKPQFDYREDPERIIAARPDLVITRPMISRSSPALIDKLRLTGITIVSLQPNTVDETFAYWQTLGKLSGREQAAEEMISHFTARLESIKTVVRSIPETSRKRVYFEAIHSKVKTFAPQSMAIFALTTAGGINVAADADQVRSTNIAEYGTEHLLSKAGDIDIFLAQQGRMNKITEQDIFEEPGFQAIKAVKERQVFLIDEHLVARPTMRMIEGIISIGKILYPEQFNQAFPE
- a CDS encoding cobyrinate a,c-diamide synthase is translated as MAATNSGAGKTTITLGLLAALRQQGASVQPFKCGPDFIDPTLHQMVSGRVSRNLDLRMCGETVVSNCFHRHGTDADIAIIEGVMGLFDGGAACPAALAKTLKLPVLLVVDAKACAESIAAVVKGFETLDPELRLMGVILNRVGSARHLELLSGAIRSHCHTPLLGHLPRNPDFVIPDRHLGLMMGDESPLSAAQINALADAVTQNIDLAAIQRLALIEDPAEIPSVSTPTDPHKVRIGIARDQAFCFYYQDNLDLLNQSGAMLVPFSPINDQTLPPDLDALYLGGGYPELHAKSLSENQTMLAEIRAWSEAGRPIYAECGGFLYLCQGITDLAGDFWDFAALFPVRARMRQRLTSLGYREATITQPCLLGTQGTLYGHEFHYSEIDEMPPAITRAFQLQDGRSEGYQIRNTLGGYLHLHFGQTPEAAQSLITLCREGKTQ